The Methanobacterium sp. genomic interval ATGCTGCTCCATGCATCATATTTTGCAATATTTGCACCGGTTACACAATATTTGCCTTTAATCCGCCCCAAAATGTCTTCAGGTGTGTATTTTTCAGGCTCGCAGAAATCACATCCCTCTTTTGATTTTTCAATATACTCATTTACTTCTTTTTTTTCGTTTTGAAGTTCATCAGGTCTCATTCCTGGCCTGCTTGCCCTTAATGAATTGAAAAGAGACCCGCTTCCTGTCCATTTATTATATGTTTTAACTACTTTCTGGGTTTCTATTCTTTTTATTACTTCATCTGCAGTCTCTGTAATGTTTCCATCTTCATCTTTATTTCCAAAATATGATCTTACTTTATCTTTAAATGTATAGGGAATTTCCATCTTACCTGTGGCGCTTGAAACCTGAAATATTGATTTAAATAATTTATAGGAATCTTTATCCTTTTCTTTAAGTTCATTTATCCTATCTTCCAGATTTATAATGGAATTCATATATTATCTCCTTAATGAGGTTAATCTTTTACCAGAGGATATCCTGCGGCTTTCCAGGCACGTATACTTCCCAGGACATTGGCAACTTCTTTATATCCATTAGTTTTCAGCACACTTGCTGCAATACTTGCCCTGTTTCCTGTATCACAATATACAACAATGTATTTATCATCTGGAACTTCTTTTAAATGATCTTTTAAATCTCCCACATAGATATGATGTGATCCTTCAATATATCCCTCTTCACGCTCTCCAATTTCCCTTACGTCAATTATAAATAGGGATTCATCACTCTGTCGTTCTTTTAAGTCATGTACAGACCATGTATCTATTTTCTCGATTTTTTCCCCACTATTGGCCCAGAGGGTGAACCCGCCAGCTAAATATCCATAGATATTATCGTATCCAATTCTTATCAGATACCTTGCAATCTCATCTATAGACTGGTTATTTTCATCGATTACAATGATTGGATCTTCGTAATTGAGCATCCATCCTGCAAAATAGGTTAATCCACGTTTCCAGATATTTAATGTCCCTGAAACATGTCCTCCAGCAAAACTGGCAGCCATTCTAACGTCAACAACTTGAGAAGTTCCAATATGTTCTTTAAATTCAGTTATACCCAATGGCTTTAAATAGGGAAGCCTGCAAAGTAGGGGAGCACCATCTTTATTGTATACTTCCATTTTTTTAAAGTATGGGGCTTTAACCATTTTTTCATTTAATTTATGTTCAATAAATT includes:
- a CDS encoding MBL fold metallo-hydrolase; this translates as MILEIIKSEGLAHKSYFIGSKGEAAVIDPRRDCDSYINYSKKHEMQITHIFETHCNEDYVIGSMELSKRVGAPIYHSKNLDFNYGNIVEEGNKFQIGDIELEIIETPGHTRESISLLLKDKAVSDDAYIIFTGDTLFAGEVGRTDIYGDDVREEMAGKLYDSLHKKIIPLGDHVLVFPAHGSGSVCGKDIRESEFTTIGYEKKTNPMLQKSKEEFIEHKLNEKMVKAPYFKKMEVYNKDGAPLLCRLPYLKPLGITEFKEHIGTSQVVDVRMAASFAGGHVSGTLNIWKRGLTYFAGWMLNYEDPIIVIDENNQSIDEIARYLIRIGYDNIYGYLAGGFTLWANSGEKIEKIDTWSVHDLKERQSDESLFIIDVREIGEREEGYIEGSHHIYVGDLKDHLKEVPDDKYIVVYCDTGNRASIAASVLKTNGYKEVANVLGSIRAWKAAGYPLVKD